One genomic window of Psychrobacter cibarius includes the following:
- the uvrB gene encoding excinuclease ABC subunit UvrB codes for MRMPELRSSSQLNQLATQLQGEAEISGVNASGTQISSRAFEMVTEFEPAGDQPQAIEKLVNGINSGMDEQLLLGVTGSGKTYTMAKVISETQRPTIIMAHNKTLAAQLYGEFKSFFPNNAVEYFVSYYDYYQPEAYVAASDTFIEKDSAINDHIDQMRLSATRALLERRDAIIIASVSCIYGLGDPESYLKMLLHVVVGDKIDRNATIKRLVEMQYTRNELDFGRGTYRLRGELLDIYPAESEQLAVRVHLFDNEVEKITWFDPLTGKTVRSVPRITIYPKSHYVTPRNKLEAASHTIRAELEPRLEYFRDNNKLIEAQRLKERTQYDLEMIQQLGYCNGIENYSQHLSGRPSGEAPPTLFDYIPEDALLFLDESHVTVSQIGAMYKGDRSRKENLVNYGFRLPSAMNNRPMKFEEWERIKPKTIYVSATPALYELEHSEQVVEQVVRPTGLIDPEIEIRPVLTQVDDVLSEITKRREKDERVLITTLTKRMSEDLTSYLKEYDVKVAYLHSDIDTVERMQIIHELRTGVHDVLVGINLLREGLDMPEVSLVAIFDADKEGFLRSERALIQTIGRAARHINGKAILYADRITNSMQKAIDETDRRREKQVAFNLEHNITPKGARRSITDKIDTGDDQNANDNQVIPIKSNLPDVDISILRSPDLLAKEINRLEKLMKQMSRDLKFEDAAKTRDKVLELKAHLI; via the coding sequence ATGCGAATGCCTGAACTGCGCTCGTCGAGTCAGTTAAATCAATTGGCCACTCAGCTACAGGGCGAAGCTGAAATTAGTGGTGTCAATGCGTCTGGGACGCAAATATCAAGTCGTGCTTTTGAGATGGTCACAGAATTTGAGCCAGCAGGCGATCAACCGCAAGCAATTGAAAAGCTCGTCAACGGTATTAATTCTGGCATGGATGAGCAGTTACTGCTGGGTGTAACGGGTTCGGGTAAGACCTATACCATGGCAAAGGTCATCTCTGAGACACAGCGTCCAACCATTATCATGGCACATAACAAAACGCTTGCCGCGCAGTTATATGGTGAGTTTAAGTCGTTTTTTCCAAACAATGCCGTTGAGTACTTTGTCAGCTATTATGACTATTATCAGCCAGAAGCTTACGTTGCTGCCAGCGATACCTTTATTGAAAAAGACAGCGCTATTAATGATCATATCGATCAGATGCGCCTGTCGGCGACGCGAGCACTCCTAGAGCGCCGTGATGCGATTATTATCGCCTCGGTATCGTGCATTTATGGTTTGGGTGATCCAGAAAGTTATTTAAAAATGCTGCTGCACGTCGTTGTTGGGGACAAAATCGATCGCAATGCTACCATTAAGCGTCTCGTTGAAATGCAATATACGCGCAATGAGCTAGACTTTGGCCGCGGTACGTATCGGCTGCGTGGCGAGCTGTTAGATATTTATCCTGCTGAGTCTGAGCAGCTGGCGGTACGTGTGCATTTATTTGACAATGAAGTGGAAAAAATCACTTGGTTCGATCCATTAACGGGTAAGACGGTACGTAGCGTGCCGCGTATAACCATTTATCCAAAATCGCACTATGTGACGCCGCGAAATAAACTAGAAGCTGCCAGTCACACCATTCGCGCGGAGCTAGAGCCGCGTTTAGAATACTTCCGTGATAATAATAAGCTCATAGAAGCGCAACGTCTCAAAGAGCGTACCCAATATGACCTTGAGATGATTCAACAACTCGGCTACTGTAATGGTATTGAAAACTATTCGCAGCATCTCTCCGGTCGTCCATCAGGGGAAGCGCCGCCGACCTTATTTGACTATATTCCAGAAGACGCACTGCTGTTCCTTGATGAGTCACATGTCACTGTTTCGCAAATCGGTGCAATGTATAAAGGCGATAGATCGCGTAAAGAAAATTTGGTCAATTATGGCTTTCGTTTGCCAAGTGCGATGAACAACCGTCCGATGAAGTTTGAAGAGTGGGAGCGTATTAAACCTAAGACTATTTATGTCAGTGCCACGCCTGCATTGTATGAGCTTGAACACAGCGAGCAAGTGGTCGAGCAAGTCGTGCGTCCAACGGGTTTGATTGATCCTGAGATTGAGATTCGTCCTGTATTGACGCAGGTCGATGATGTGTTATCAGAGATTACTAAGCGCCGAGAAAAAGATGAGCGCGTGCTGATTACCACTTTGACCAAGCGTATGTCAGAGGATTTGACCAGTTATCTAAAAGAATACGATGTCAAAGTTGCTTATCTGCATTCGGACATCGATACGGTAGAGCGTATGCAGATTATTCATGAGTTGCGGACTGGCGTGCATGACGTACTGGTCGGTATCAACCTATTGCGTGAAGGTTTAGATATGCCAGAGGTATCATTAGTCGCGATATTTGATGCCGATAAAGAAGGCTTTTTGCGTTCTGAGCGCGCACTTATTCAGACCATTGGTCGTGCTGCGCGTCATATTAATGGTAAAGCCATTCTGTATGCGGATCGTATTACCAACAGTATGCAAAAGGCGATAGACGAGACCGATCGTCGCCGTGAAAAACAAGTGGCATTTAACCTTGAACACAACATCACGCCAAAAGGGGCACGTCGCAGTATCACCGATAAAATCGATACGGGTGACGATCAGAATGCCAATGACAATCAAGTGATTCCAATCAAGAGCAATCTGCCTGATGTTGATATTAGCATCTTACGCAGTCCTGATTTGCTGGCGAAAGAAATCAACCGTCTTGAAAAGCTTATGAAGCAAATGTCACGTGATTTGAAGTTTGAAGATGCGGCGAAAACGCGTGATAAAGTGCTAGAGTTAAAAGCGCATTTGATCTAA
- the dps gene encoding DNA starvation/stationary phase protection protein Dps yields the protein MRERYASGIDDATAKKMIDLLNANLANLIDLSMDSKQCHWNLQGTGFIGVHQLLDDTYGRLTEAYDTVAERIVILGGKANGISKRVVEDSILETYPTDITEVDQHVRELTNRYKTIAASLREGINTAGDAGDEDTADLLTEISRTVDKDAWFIGANAPKK from the coding sequence ATGAGAGAACGTTACGCAAGTGGAATAGATGATGCAACCGCAAAGAAAATGATCGACTTATTGAACGCTAATCTAGCGAATCTCATTGATTTGAGTATGGACAGTAAGCAATGTCATTGGAATTTGCAAGGTACTGGCTTTATCGGTGTTCATCAGTTATTAGATGATACTTATGGTCGCTTGACTGAAGCTTATGATACGGTCGCTGAGCGTATTGTTATCCTTGGCGGTAAAGCCAATGGTATCTCTAAACGCGTCGTTGAGGACTCTATCCTAGAGACTTACCCTACTGATATCACTGAAGTCGATCAGCATGTTCGTGAGCTTACCAATCGTTATAAGACCATTGCGGCATCATTGCGTGAAGGGATTAATACTGCTGGTGACGCGGGTGACGAAGACACCGCTGACCTATTAACGGAAATAAGCCGTACTGTCGATAAAGATGCATGGTTCATCGGTGCCAATGCACCAAAGAAATAA
- a CDS encoding DUF2059 domain-containing protein — protein sequence MKLSLQSAIESPVGRSIMVRSLSMAVVTISAVASLTQAQAELVIHSEPAQQQSVSINRISANSASINNNTFINNISPTDTSIVKLMEVMHIDEQIESIVNGQQAAIDAINVQTQNRTESVGDGNLNKRQQALQEQIQKVLGQYAKIMTNGIGNATDKQTLTQAYINAAKTYYTQAEVDAQIDFYDTVMGQSILSKQPQITAAFLKQSLPEDTSETEAQLGELLPQMQQIIQGVF from the coding sequence ATGAAACTAAGTCTTCAGTCTGCTATAGAGAGCCCTGTTGGGCGTTCAATCATGGTTCGCTCATTAAGTATGGCCGTTGTCACTATTAGCGCAGTAGCCAGTCTGACTCAAGCACAAGCTGAGCTGGTAATTCATAGTGAGCCTGCTCAACAGCAAAGCGTAAGTATCAATAGAATAAGTGCGAATAGCGCTTCTATTAATAATAATACTTTTATTAATAATATCTCCCCAACAGATACGTCTATTGTGAAGCTGATGGAAGTGATGCATATTGATGAGCAAATAGAATCTATCGTTAACGGGCAACAAGCGGCTATCGATGCTATCAATGTACAAACGCAAAATCGTACTGAGTCAGTAGGTGATGGTAACTTAAATAAACGCCAACAGGCGCTACAAGAGCAGATTCAAAAAGTGCTAGGTCAATATGCCAAGATAATGACCAATGGTATAGGCAATGCTACTGACAAGCAGACGTTGACGCAAGCATATATTAACGCAGCAAAAACTTACTATACGCAAGCGGAAGTTGATGCTCAAATTGATTTTTATGATACGGTAATGGGTCAAAGTATCTTGTCGAAACAGCCACAGATTACAGCGGCATTTCTAAAGCAATCTTTGCCTGAGGATACCAGTGAGACAGAGGCGCAGCTGGGTGAGCTTTTACCGCAGATGCAACAAATAATCCAAGGTGTTTTTTAA
- a CDS encoding cation diffusion facilitator family transporter, producing the protein MSLKPSEAESHTPISHQPAPHNSRARGAGTLIKDATSDGNSHSVLDDSAKSTTNKDQQHSASLVTVLIAVGANIIIAIAKTVAAFMTGSASMIAESAHSWADAGNGTLLIVAEKKAIKPADESHPLGYGKEAYVWSMIAAFGVFMAGSIVSIYTGITEWNAAESETNYTIGFIVLAIAFMLEGFSLGQAYLQSKKHGEAINVSAIGYVVDTSNPTLRGVFFEDLAAVIGLVVAAAAMGMHAYTGQPFWDALGSIIVGILLGAVAIFLISRNRDFLVGYKVSERIHGYALTELLNHPDIDSVSYLHLEWVGPKKIFMVAAVDIAGNQKEKEIAQKFEIIESQFRANPLFQEAILTLSVPNAETLSLPNSYNQDA; encoded by the coding sequence ATGAGCTTAAAACCATCGGAAGCCGAGTCACATACTCCTATTTCTCATCAGCCAGCGCCGCATAATAGCCGTGCTAGGGGTGCTGGCACGCTCATTAAAGACGCCACTTCTGATGGTAATTCCCACTCTGTATTAGACGATTCTGCTAAGTCGACCACCAATAAAGACCAGCAACATTCCGCTTCATTGGTAACGGTATTAATTGCCGTTGGAGCCAACATTATCATTGCGATTGCCAAAACGGTTGCAGCATTTATGACGGGCTCTGCTTCTATGATCGCAGAGTCAGCGCATTCGTGGGCAGATGCAGGTAACGGTACTTTATTAATTGTCGCCGAGAAAAAGGCGATCAAACCTGCTGATGAAAGCCATCCCCTTGGCTATGGTAAAGAAGCTTATGTCTGGTCGATGATTGCCGCTTTTGGTGTCTTTATGGCAGGTTCGATTGTCTCCATTTATACCGGTATCACCGAGTGGAATGCTGCGGAAAGCGAGACCAACTATACCATCGGTTTTATTGTATTGGCGATTGCGTTTATGCTCGAAGGGTTTTCGTTAGGGCAAGCTTATTTACAAAGCAAAAAGCATGGTGAAGCGATAAATGTTAGTGCCATTGGTTATGTGGTCGATACGTCAAACCCAACTTTACGTGGTGTATTCTTTGAAGACTTGGCAGCTGTCATTGGCTTGGTTGTCGCTGCTGCTGCCATGGGTATGCATGCTTATACGGGACAGCCGTTTTGGGATGCGCTCGGCTCTATCATTGTCGGAATATTATTGGGTGCGGTAGCCATCTTTTTAATTAGCCGTAACCGTGACTTTTTGGTCGGTTATAAAGTATCAGAGAGGATACATGGCTATGCATTGACCGAGTTACTCAATCATCCAGATATCGATAGTGTATCGTACTTACATTTGGAGTGGGTGGGACCCAAAAAGATATTTATGGTGGCGGCAGTCGATATCGCTGGTAATCAAAAAGAAAAAGAGATTGCCCAAAAATTCGAAATTATTGAAAGTCAGTTCCGTGCCAATCCTTTATTTCAGGAAGCTATCCTGACATTATCTGTACCCAATGCTGAAACTTTGAGCTTACCCAATAGTTATAATCAAGATGCCTGA
- a CDS encoding acyl-CoA thioesterase — protein sequence MPQYNTSSTAKKAPLNHELYMSILMTPDMANFIGNVHGGDLLKMLDQVAYACASRYSGNYVVTLSVDQVMFREPIYVGELVTFAASVNYVGNTSMEVGIRVEAEDVRARTVRHTNSCYFTMVAIDDNGKPTPAPPLDIKNPMQQCRADAALERKNLRLESSHRPSCDIGDMVGELANSHDR from the coding sequence ATGCCGCAATACAATACCAGCTCAACTGCCAAGAAAGCCCCATTAAATCATGAGCTATATATGTCGATACTCATGACGCCTGATATGGCGAATTTTATTGGCAATGTGCATGGTGGTGATTTGCTTAAGATGCTTGATCAAGTTGCTTACGCTTGCGCCAGTCGCTATAGCGGCAATTATGTGGTGACGCTGTCTGTCGACCAAGTGATGTTTCGTGAGCCTATATATGTTGGCGAATTGGTCACCTTTGCGGCAAGTGTTAATTATGTGGGGAATACTTCGATGGAGGTCGGCATTCGCGTCGAAGCAGAAGACGTACGAGCCCGTACCGTACGCCATACCAACAGCTGCTATTTTACGATGGTCGCTATCGATGATAATGGCAAGCCCACACCTGCGCCGCCACTTGATATCAAAAATCCCATGCAGCAATGCCGCGCTGATGCCGCACTAGAGCGTAAAAACCTGCGTCTGGAAAGCTCACATCGACCCAGTTGTGATATCGGGGATATGGTTGGTGAGCTGGCTAATTCTCATGATCGTTAA
- a CDS encoding DUF2177 family protein produces the protein MGYVFIYLAAVLIFLGIDAVWLKTMTGLFYEKRIGHLLADEPNMIAAGVFYMFYLLALCVLILYPQIKAGASIGHIFLLGGLIGLMAYGTYDFTSLALYKGFTLDTALVDFAWGGILTGSVSAIVAWLAYRFHWLS, from the coding sequence ATGGGTTATGTATTTATATATCTGGCTGCTGTGCTTATATTTTTGGGTATTGACGCAGTTTGGCTCAAGACTATGACTGGCTTATTTTATGAAAAGCGTATCGGGCATCTGCTTGCCGATGAGCCAAACATGATTGCTGCTGGCGTGTTCTATATGTTTTATCTACTGGCTCTCTGTGTCTTGATTTTATATCCACAAATCAAAGCAGGCGCTTCGATTGGTCATATATTCTTGCTTGGTGGCCTAATAGGGCTGATGGCTTACGGTACTTATGACTTTACCAGTTTAGCGTTGTACAAAGGTTTTACACTGGATACAGCGTTGGTTGATTTTGCTTGGGGCGGTATCTTGACAGGTTCAGTGAGCGCCATTGTCGCTTGGCTTGCTTATCGTTTTCATTGGTTGAGCTAA
- a CDS encoding cyclopropane-fatty-acyl-phospholipid synthase family protein — MSARPTDRAPVSTLGKLTAQMSKVVNESAIFQPVSAGMNQLARKFIFRALAHIQFGSLTIVGAFDEQAPNTVSFGKVSDSVASSSAVGRHSLHVTLMIHDPTVYRQLLLGGSIALADSYINGEWDTDDLTGLIRLAARNLAVLNKLENRFAGVSKAFEKAKHRLRSNDQSGAKSNILAHYDLGNDMYQRFLDDTMMYSAAVYRTPDVSLSAAQQHKLALICQRLQLTPDDHVIEIGTGWGGFAIYAATHYGCHITTTTISDAQYDEAQRRVDAAGLSDKITLLKQDYRELTGQYDKLVSIEMIEAVGHEYLPTFFTKCNSLLKPTGLMVLQAITFNDQNYQDYVNSVDFIQTHIFPGGCLLSNQELNTQFTEQTDMVIKQLHDYGFDYAHTLRDWRAAFMAQREEIKGLGYDDAFIRLWDFYFCYCEGGFLERTIGVVQLTAVKPDNIDVMHFSDLSSHDTLTDEQSSRLIHDIMNSHESGNANSDGQDASKRNIAS; from the coding sequence ATGTCAGCACGACCAACCGACCGAGCACCCGTTTCGACATTAGGAAAATTGACCGCACAGATGAGTAAGGTCGTCAATGAGAGCGCCATTTTTCAGCCCGTCAGTGCGGGAATGAATCAATTGGCAAGAAAATTCATCTTTCGCGCATTAGCGCATATCCAGTTTGGTAGCTTGACTATAGTCGGAGCATTCGATGAGCAAGCACCTAATACCGTCAGCTTTGGTAAAGTATCCGATAGTGTCGCGAGCAGTTCGGCAGTGGGTCGCCATTCACTACACGTCACCTTGATGATTCATGATCCTACTGTCTATCGGCAGTTGTTGCTTGGCGGCTCTATTGCGCTAGCAGACAGCTATATTAATGGTGAGTGGGATACGGACGATTTGACCGGGCTGATTCGGTTAGCAGCGCGTAACTTGGCGGTGTTGAATAAGTTAGAAAATCGCTTTGCAGGTGTGAGTAAGGCGTTTGAAAAAGCGAAGCATCGGCTGCGCAGTAATGATCAGTCTGGTGCCAAGTCCAATATTTTAGCGCATTATGACTTGGGCAATGATATGTATCAGCGGTTTTTGGACGATACGATGATGTATTCAGCAGCAGTCTATCGTACGCCTGATGTATCACTGAGCGCAGCGCAGCAGCATAAACTGGCGCTCATTTGCCAGCGATTACAATTGACGCCTGATGATCATGTGATAGAAATTGGCACAGGGTGGGGCGGTTTTGCTATTTATGCCGCCACACATTATGGCTGTCACATAACGACGACGACCATCTCTGACGCCCAGTATGACGAGGCGCAGCGCCGAGTCGATGCGGCAGGACTGTCTGATAAAATCACCCTGCTGAAGCAAGATTATCGTGAGCTGACAGGGCAGTACGACAAGCTAGTCAGTATCGAGATGATTGAAGCCGTTGGGCACGAGTACTTACCGACGTTTTTTACCAAATGTAATAGCTTGCTTAAACCCACAGGGCTGATGGTGCTGCAAGCGATTACTTTTAACGATCAAAACTACCAAGATTATGTTAATTCAGTCGATTTTATCCAAACGCACATTTTCCCTGGTGGTTGTTTGCTGTCTAATCAAGAGCTAAATACACAGTTTACGGAACAAACCGACATGGTCATCAAGCAGCTACATGATTACGGTTTTGACTATGCTCATACCTTGCGCGACTGGCGTGCAGCGTTCATGGCACAGCGTGAAGAAATTAAGGGTCTTGGTTATGATGATGCCTTTATTCGCTTGTGGGATTTTTACTTTTGTTACTGTGAAGGTGGGTTTTTAGAGCGCACCATCGGCGTGGTGCAGTTGACCGCAGTGAAGCCGGATAATATTGATGTGATGCATTTCTCTGATTTGTCTTCTCATGACACCCTCACCGATGAGCAAAGCAGCCGCCTGATTCACGATATTATGAATTCTCATGAAAGCGGTAATGCCAACAGTGATGGCCAAGACGCCTCCAAACGAAACATAGCGTCTTAA
- a CDS encoding DUF1365 family protein, protein MSIETDTPNKLLPHQLFHGTTWHSRLLPSVHKFAYPYRYWGINISTLAKGLELPEVSTGISSKNKLLKKLLSKGRLVKGLPLFSAKKKALQQFCPDDYLQGLPLQKSNSLSNCSMSDKQDNCRSNSVQALNHRLNQAFTEQTGSAPTGDIIGMLVCRNAGIYFSPVNFYLGFDEQQIPSHLLAEVSNTPWDKRHYYGFTLNGANTEFCHNKDFHVSPFNPIDQLYRWQVKVKKQPDNCLQVRIAIDISDERGEILKTGIKMAGVLMTATTIRNSLRKNPLMNMTSVTRIYWHAFKLYAIKKVPYIHYDEKLADSQQNKAPTQKDIL, encoded by the coding sequence ATGTCTATTGAAACCGACACGCCTAATAAGCTGTTACCCCATCAGTTATTCCATGGGACGACTTGGCACAGTCGGTTACTGCCAAGTGTGCATAAATTTGCGTATCCATACCGTTATTGGGGCATCAATATCAGCACATTGGCTAAAGGGCTGGAGCTTCCTGAGGTAAGTACAGGTATTAGTAGCAAAAATAAGCTTTTAAAAAAGTTGCTTTCAAAAGGACGGCTGGTCAAAGGATTGCCATTATTTTCAGCAAAGAAAAAAGCCTTGCAGCAGTTTTGTCCTGATGATTACTTACAAGGTCTACCTTTACAAAAGTCAAATAGCCTAAGTAATTGCTCAATGAGTGATAAGCAGGATAATTGTCGTTCAAATTCTGTTCAAGCACTTAATCACCGCTTAAACCAAGCGTTTACTGAGCAAACGGGTAGTGCGCCAACAGGCGATATTATTGGAATGCTCGTTTGCCGCAATGCGGGTATATATTTTAGTCCAGTCAACTTTTATTTAGGTTTCGATGAGCAGCAGATACCGTCCCATTTATTGGCTGAAGTCTCTAATACACCGTGGGATAAGCGCCATTATTATGGGTTTACACTCAATGGCGCGAATACTGAATTTTGTCATAATAAAGATTTTCATGTCTCACCTTTTAACCCGATCGACCAGCTATATCGTTGGCAGGTTAAGGTAAAAAAGCAGCCGGATAATTGCTTGCAAGTTCGTATTGCTATCGATATCAGCGATGAGCGCGGTGAGATATTAAAAACGGGTATAAAAATGGCTGGCGTTCTAATGACCGCCACAACGATTCGCAACAGCTTGCGAAAAAATCCGCTAATGAACATGACCTCTGTAACCCGTATTTATTGGCATGCTTTCAAGCTTTATGCGATTAAAAAAGTGCCTTATATTCATTATGATGAAAAACTGGCCGATAGCCAACAGAACAAAGCACCGACTCAAAAAGATATTCTTTGA
- a CDS encoding FAD-dependent oxidoreductase — MLFNRRKRKNLETVSHEASSLSKQTTNPQAKKRIAIIGSGVSGLTCAHYLVAQHEVTVFEANDYIGGHVNTIDVALQDGKKAKSSNVENSAIDTGFIVFNERTYPNFFRLLHELQVPFQSTDMSFSVKNTARHFEYNGHTLNTLLSQRKNVFNPKFWQFIKDILQFNKHIKQLRQDYEMARAKGQDVSIFTEQTLGSYLTEKSYGKLFIDNYFLPMVSAIWSTSLHEVQDFPLVFFAQFFDNHGLLDVVNRPQWFTIKGGSKQYVNKLIPRFIKAGGKVRVNSPVQSVVRDGEQVLLTVKNKSITDNNIESLNEKLVFDEVIFACHADTALKILEDASKDEHEVLSHFRFTKNTAVLHTDISVLPNKPLAWASWNYLIDENLANKTARQSGQSATENHTKKAQISAKPVLTYHMNILQRLTKKHNYLVTLNPETVHENIDDKHVIKRIDYSHPVFDKAMIKAQSRWSSISGNGMHTHTHFCGAYWFNGFHEDGVRSGLRVCQALGHDIAIKDEVDPTHLPDAESAHTPFRYKDLPVKADTKLRTLNKREVVTALTNQELIEYIERLQPTVKNDEPKRKRRLFGRHNVQ; from the coding sequence ATGCTGTTTAACCGCCGTAAACGTAAGAACCTAGAGACAGTCTCCCATGAAGCCAGCAGCCTCTCAAAACAGACGACTAACCCTCAAGCTAAAAAACGTATTGCTATCATTGGCTCAGGTGTATCAGGATTGACTTGCGCTCATTATCTGGTGGCGCAACATGAAGTGACAGTGTTCGAGGCTAATGATTATATTGGCGGGCATGTAAATACCATCGATGTGGCGCTACAAGACGGCAAAAAAGCAAAGAGCAGCAATGTGGAAAACAGTGCCATAGATACTGGCTTTATCGTCTTCAATGAGCGTACTTATCCCAATTTCTTTCGGCTACTGCATGAGCTGCAAGTGCCATTTCAATCGACTGACATGAGCTTTTCGGTAAAGAATACAGCGCGCCATTTTGAATACAATGGTCACACGCTCAATACTTTATTGTCGCAGCGTAAGAATGTTTTCAATCCAAAGTTTTGGCAATTTATCAAAGATATTTTACAGTTTAATAAGCATATCAAGCAGCTACGCCAAGACTATGAAATGGCACGTGCTAAAGGGCAAGATGTTAGCATTTTTACTGAGCAAACACTGGGCAGCTATCTCACAGAAAAAAGCTATGGCAAGCTGTTTATAGACAATTATTTTCTGCCAATGGTTTCTGCCATTTGGTCAACCAGTCTGCATGAAGTACAAGACTTCCCACTGGTGTTTTTTGCACAGTTCTTTGACAATCACGGCTTGCTCGATGTAGTTAATCGTCCGCAGTGGTTTACGATCAAAGGTGGCTCAAAACAGTACGTCAATAAGTTAATTCCACGCTTCATCAAAGCGGGCGGTAAGGTGAGAGTAAACAGTCCCGTACAGTCTGTGGTTCGCGATGGTGAGCAAGTATTATTGACGGTTAAAAATAAAAGTATTACTGACAACAATATCGAAAGCTTAAACGAAAAATTGGTATTTGACGAAGTTATCTTTGCTTGTCATGCAGACACCGCGCTCAAAATTTTAGAAGATGCCAGTAAGGATGAACATGAGGTACTCAGTCATTTTCGCTTTACCAAAAATACCGCCGTACTGCATACCGATATCAGTGTCCTACCGAACAAGCCATTGGCGTGGGCCAGCTGGAATTATCTGATTGATGAGAATCTCGCAAATAAAACTGCGCGACAATCAGGACAATCAGCTACTGAAAACCATACTAAAAAAGCGCAAATATCAGCAAAACCAGTGCTGACTTATCACATGAATATTCTGCAACGCCTGACCAAAAAACACAATTATTTGGTTACGCTGAATCCAGAAACCGTTCATGAAAATATTGACGATAAGCACGTCATTAAGCGCATCGATTATAGCCATCCTGTGTTTGATAAAGCGATGATTAAGGCGCAAAGCAGATGGTCGAGTATCTCTGGTAACGGCATGCACACACACACACATTTTTGCGGTGCCTATTGGTTTAATGGTTTTCATGAAGATGGTGTACGTAGCGGTCTACGTGTCTGCCAGGCGCTCGGTCATGATATTGCCATAAAAGACGAGGTTGATCCGACTCATCTGCCTGATGCCGAGAGCGCACATACGCCGTTTCGTTATAAAGACCTGCCGGTAAAGGCAGATACCAAATTGCGCACACTTAATAAGCGTGAGGTGGTCACGGCGCTTACCAATCAGGAGCTGATTGAGTACATTGAACGTTTACAACCGACTGTTAAAAATGATGAACCAAAGCGAAAGCGTCGCTTATTTGGTCGTCATAACGTGCAGTGA
- a CDS encoding SDR family NAD(P)-dependent oxidoreductase, giving the protein MTDSTKKLHILITGATSGIGNQLAKDYLLEGHHVYAVGRDDSALAELESLGAETVDLDLMDRDKVIDAFGKIEEVDLAICGAGMCEYLDMPNFDSASFMKVMSVNMGTLSHAIEGILPKLIASKGRLVGIGSASAYVPFARAEAYGSSKAAIHYLMKTLQISLAPHDVSVSLVVPGFVETPMTKQNDFPMPFIQTTAQASKAIRDGIASGHDVIEFPKKLTLPLKVLGTLPDLVWQQVSEKINKK; this is encoded by the coding sequence ATGACTGACTCTACTAAGAAATTACATATACTTATTACTGGCGCGACGTCTGGTATTGGCAATCAATTGGCAAAAGACTATCTACTAGAAGGTCATCATGTCTATGCCGTTGGTCGAGACGATAGCGCATTGGCTGAGCTTGAGTCGTTAGGCGCAGAAACGGTTGACTTAGATCTCATGGATCGGGATAAAGTTATCGACGCTTTTGGAAAAATTGAAGAGGTTGATTTGGCGATTTGTGGCGCTGGCATGTGCGAATATTTGGACATGCCAAACTTCGATAGCGCCTCGTTTATGAAAGTGATGTCGGTAAATATGGGTACGTTGTCACATGCTATCGAAGGGATATTGCCAAAGCTAATCGCCTCAAAAGGTCGTCTGGTGGGCATTGGTTCAGCATCTGCTTATGTGCCGTTTGCTCGTGCCGAAGCTTATGGCAGCTCAAAGGCTGCCATCCATTACCTAATGAAAACTTTGCAAATTAGCCTTGCACCGCATGATGTGTCGGTAAGTTTGGTCGTGCCTGGTTTTGTCGAGACGCCAATGACTAAGCAAAACGATTTTCCCATGCCCTTTATCCAAACAACAGCGCAGGCAAGCAAAGCGATTCGTGATGGTATCGCGAGTGGCCACGATGTGATTGAATTTCCCAAAAAGCTCACTTTACCGCTAAAGGTATTGGGGACGTTGCCAGATTTGGTGTGGCAGCAAGTCAGTGAAAAAATTAATAAAAAATAG